In Chrysoperla carnea chromosome 2, inChrCarn1.1, whole genome shotgun sequence, the following proteins share a genomic window:
- the LOC123292355 gene encoding U3 small nucleolar ribonucleoprotein protein IMP3, producing MVRKLKFHEQKLLKKVDFIDWKVDNNLHEVKILKKYYIQKREDYATYKKLCREIREVARSIKQFDPKDPYRIEKSALLLDKLYQMGLIPSRWDLSLVEKVTASCFCRRRLPIIMVKNKMSENLKHATKMIEQGHVRIGPELVKDPAFLVTRNLEDFVTWVDSSKIRQHVLEYNGERDDFLL from the exons atggtacgaaaattaaaatttcatgaacagaaattattaaaaaaagttgattttatcgATTGgaaagttgataataatttacatgaagtaaaaattttaaaaaaatattacattcaaAAACGAGAAGACTATGCAAc atacaaaaaaCTATGTAGAGAAATACGTGAAGTTGCAAGAAGTATCAAACAATTTGATCCAAAAGATCCGTATAGAATCGAGAAAAGTGCATTACTGTtagataaattatatcaaatggGTTTAATTCCGTCTCGATGGGATTTAAGTCTTGTTGAAAAAGTTACAGCTTCTTGTTTTTGTCGTAGACGATTACCTATTATTATGGTTAAAA aTAAAAtgtctgaaaatttaaaacatgctACAAAAATGATTGAACAAGGACATGTTCGAATTGGACCTGAATTAGTGAAGGATCCCGCATTTTTGGTGACTCGTAATTTAGAAGATTTTGTTACATGGGTTGATAGTTCAAAGATACGACAACATGTATTAGAATATAACGGAgag cGGGATGATTTTTTACTTTAG
- the LOC123291378 gene encoding zinc finger protein OZF-like has product MEEYENVCRTCLCKNNANISIFNVDHIDSIEFVTILRECTSIQIAEFDKLPKLICQKCIDQVNVNYNFKKQCLESQETLLLISEKHSDINIDKVDIKDELLYTDTDNNYHEDGNDGDVKSEDFGDDENDLDADDDYNEYICLNDGDIKYESNDNNKKHKAKKRKNGTTDTTGTDDEQRIKCEECSLTFNKKSGLDQHVRLEHSNRKYKCDQCDKSFILLGCLKNHQLSHGFNCKICLRSFESADILNEHLVEHKNQNGFVCKECGKEFAKKVKLKLHLRTHTGEKPHLCTVCGRTFALQGNLNTHMRMHNGVKPYSCHLCSKGFVQWSSWKSHMITHENERIFDCPKCNKSFTRKAVLRNHLAFHSDVRKYSCPFCPKKFKTSSELVTHRNIHTGEKSYICSYCNKSFNRASTLRVHKRIHTGERPHVCKICFRGFIQLHVLNTHLKTHKINE; this is encoded by the exons atggaAGAATATGAAAATGTTTGTCGTAcatgtttatgtaaaaataatgcaaacataTCTATATTTAATGTTGACCATATTGATTCTATTGAATTTGTAACTATTTTAAGAGAATGCACTTCAATACAA ATTGCCGAATTTGACAAATTGCCAAAATTAATATGTCAAAAATGTATCGATCAagtaaatgttaattataatttcaaaaaacaatgcTTAGAATCACAGGAAACACTTTTATTAATCAGCGAAAAGCATTCAgatattaatattgataaagTTGATATTAAGGATGAATTATTGTATACTGACACTGATAACAATTATCACGAGGACGGTAATGATggcgatgtcaaaagtgaagaCTTCGGCGACGATGAAAATGATTTAG ATGCTGACGACGACTATAacgaatatatttgtttaaacgaCGGTGATATTAAATACGAATCAAATGACAATAATAAGAAACATAAagctaaaaaacgaaaaaatggaACGACCGATACGACAGGAACCGATGACGAGCAACGTATTAAATGTGAAGAATGTAGTTTAACATTCAATAAGAAAAGTGGTCTAGATCAACATGTCCGTTTAGAGCATTCCAATCGTAAATATAAATGTGATCAAtgtgataaaagttttattttattgggatgtttaaaaaatcatcaattaagTCATggtttcaattgtaaaatatgtttacgAAGTTTTGAGAGTGCGGACATTTTGAATGAACATTTAGTCGAgcataaaaatcaaaatggttTTGTGTGTAAAGAATGTGGAAAAGAATTTgcgaaaaaagttaaattaaaattacatttaagg ACTCATACAGGTGAAAAACCACATTTATGTACGGTTTGTGGACGAACATTTGCATTACAAGGAAATTTAAATACTCATATGCGAATGCACAATGGAGTCAAACCATATTCATGTCATTTGTGTA gtAAAGGTTTTGTACAATGGTCATCTTGGAAAAGTCATATGATAACACATGAAAACGAACGAATTTTCGATTGTccaaaatgtaataaaagttttacacgTAAAGCGGTATTACGTAATCATTTAGCATTCCATTCAGACGTACGAAAATATTCATGTCCATTTTGTCcgaagaaatttaaaacatcaTCGGAACTTGTTACACATCGAAATATTCATACCG gtgaaaaaagttatatttgttCATACtgtaacaaaagttttaatcgtGCAAGTACATTACGTGTTCATAAACGGATCCACACGGGAGAAAGACCTCACGTTTGTAAAATATGCTTTAGAGGTTTTATTCAACTACATGTTTTGAACACGCATTTAAAAACGCATAAAATAAACGAAtga
- the LOC123292333 gene encoding zinc finger protein 3 homolog encodes MKAKKSTKAFSFSTTCRLCLAPQNNMIQIFDKNVPDLPNNIFYCTSLRVIQNDRLPHSVCNACFEQIVKFVTFKQICHKADELLRESVNSDNTDIDQSLFDTDSQPFKDEQYENSQDEIKYLSKPESAIQDDIGISGDYDEQSNHDDSFDQRDDSFDQQLEDDLDYKPSQVYAKHPGNRRGRPPGRKNSNRTSDDDSCPTKSTRKKRMFSTNQEDYELYDSEDDSLESYLIALERQDMIKQAAKCNYICNICFASSKTMLDYLEHQENHEGKPVFHCERCPEVFNKKVDLIIHEGQHQVPCPTCGKLVRPISLKTHMVSHTDKFKCQICGVRTGNKKQLESHDFLVHNEIREHVCETCGKRFKTKSALKTHNKSHSDIRAYPCKLCSYAGRTASGLYTHMTQHANDQIVCDVCAKIFTSRRRLNDHKWRIHNPEKKHECSFCLKKFAQKSKLTVHIRVHTGDRPYSCKLCARAFARSEVCRAHEAKCAMQRFRSHCALPAPNSDGSAIVVEQQQAPVSSSDASSFFKKEDKFCDSALLQRTELSNVL; translated from the exons ATGAAAGcgaaaaaatcaacaaaagcATTCTCATTTTCGACAACATGTAGGTTATGTTTAGCACCACAAAATAAtatgatacaaatttttgataaaaatgtaccAGATCtaccaaataatattttttattgtacttcGTTGCGT GTAATTCAAAATGATCGACTTCCACATTCGGTATGCAATGCATGCTTTGAACagattgtaaaatttgtaacatttaaacaaatatgcCATAAAGCTGATGAACTACTACGTGAATCAGTGAACTCGGATAACACCGATATTGATCAATCATTATTTGATACCGATTCGCAACCATTCAAAGATGAACAATACGAAAATAGTCaagatgaaattaaatatttatcaaaacctGAGTCAGCGATCCAGGATGATATTGGAATCAGTGGTGATTATGATGAACAATCAAATCATGATGATAGTTTTGATCAACGCGATGATTCTTTTGATCAACAATTGGAAGATGATTTGGATTATAAACCATCACag GTTTATGCCAAACATCCGGGAAATCGAAGGGGGCGGCCACCTGGAAGAAAAAATAGCAATAGAACATCAGATGACGATTCCTGTCCAACAAAATCAACCAGGAAAAAACGAATGTTTTCAACAAACCAGGAAGATTATGAACTGTATGATTCGGAAGATGATTCTTTGGAAAGTTATTTAATTGCTTTGGAGAGACAAGATATG atAAAACAAGCTGCAAAATGTAATTacatttgtaatatttgtttcGCGTCATCGAAAACAATGTTGGATTATCTGGAACATCAAGAAAATCATGAAGGAAAACCTGTTTTCCATTGTGAAAGATGTCCAGAG gtatttaataaaaaagtcgATCTCATTATTCATGAAGGTCAACATCAAGTTCCTTGTCCCACTTGTGGAAAATTAGTGCGTCCTATTAGCTTAAAAACACACATGGTCTCACATACAGATAAATTTAA ATGTCAAATATGTGGCGTACGTACTggcaataaaaaacaattagaaagtcatgactttctagtaCACAACGAAATTCGTGAACACGTTTGTGAAACGTGTGGCAAACGTTTCAAAACAAAATCCGCCCTCAAAACACACAATAAATCACACAGTGATATTCGTGCCTATCCGTGTAAACTCTGCTCGTATGCTGGACGTACAGCGAGTGGTCTTTACACACACATGACACAACATGCAAACGATCAAATTGTTTGCGATGTCTGTGCTAAAATATTCACATCACGACGACGACTCAACGATCATAAATGGCGGATACATAATCCGGAGAAGAAACATGAATGTTCGTTCTGTTTGAAGAAATTTGCACAAAAATCTAAGTTAACTGTACATATACGAGTGCACACCGGTGATCGTCCGTACTCGTGTAAGTTGTGTGCGAGAGCGTTTGCACGATCTGAAGTGTGTAGGGCACATGAAGCGAAGTGTGCTATGCAACGGTTTCGTTCACATTGTGCGCTTCCAGCACCGAATAGTGATGGTAGTGCCATTGTAGTGGAGCAGCAACAAGCGCCAGTATCATCGTCTGATGCGAGCTCGTTTTTCAAAAAGGAAGATAAATTTTGTGATAGTGCACTTTTACAAAGAACTGAATTATCCAATGTATTATAA